A window of Bradyrhizobium sp. AZCC 1719 genomic DNA:
TCGTGCAGATCCGCAACGTCGAACGCGGCGATACCGTCGGCTATGGCGGCACCTGGACGGCGCGGCGTCCAACCAGAATAGCGGTCGTTTCCGCGGGCTATGCCGACGGCTATTTCCGCGCGGCCAGCGCCAATGACGGCACCCGAGGCGCCGAGGTGATAGTCGCCGGCAAGCGGTGCCCGATCGCAGGACGGATTTCGATGGACCTGACGGCGGTCGACGTCACCGATCTCGACAAGAATGCGGTGCGGCGCGGCCATTGGGCGACGCTGATGGGCGAAGGCATCACAGCCGACGAACTCGCCCATCATTTCGGCACCATCGGCTACGAAGTGCTGACCAGCCTCGGCAAGCGCTACGCGCGGGTTTACAAGGGCGGCAATGCCACTGCAGAGCCCTCTGCTCCGCCTCCAGCGGAGGTGGCCGCCACACCCACTTAAAGTCTTCGTTCCGAGTGTTCCTTCGCGGCGTTTCCTGTCGATGCCATCCGCGGCCTTTTTCAGGCGTCGCTGATCCGACCCGCGTTGCCCTGCCTCACTGTTTTTTCCGGCTAGCCAACACTTGCTTGCAGGCGTCGCTGAGTTGGTGTTGCTGCTTGTTCAGACATGCGACGACACGGCCACCGCCGGGCAGCGTGCCGGCGCAATATTTGTCATAGTCGGCCTTGCAGGCGCCGCGCCCATCGGCGGTTTGAGCAACTGCGGACCCTGAGCATCCGATGGCGAGCACGAGAAAGGCGAAGCGTAGTTTCGGCATGGATTCTCCAAGTGTCGGGCGCACAGTGATGCCAGCCAGCTCTACATGAAGATCGCGACCTTCAACATTAATAATGTCAACCGCCGCCTGCCGAACCTGCTGCGCTGGCTGCGCGCGGCGAAGCCCGACGTCGTTGCCTTGCAGGAATTGAAATCGACCGACGCCGAGTTCCCAATTCTGGCAATCGAGAAAGCCGGCTACGGCGCGGTGTGGCGCGGGCAAAAAACGTGGAATGGCGTCGCCATCCTGGCGCGGAATGCCGAGCCGG
This region includes:
- a CDS encoding cysteine rich repeat-containing protein, with translation MPKLRFAFLVLAIGCSGSAVAQTADGRGACKADYDKYCAGTLPGGGRVVACLNKQQHQLSDACKQVLASRKKQ